One Nocardioides aromaticivorans genomic window carries:
- the efeU gene encoding iron uptake transporter permease EfeU, producing MLANFLIGLREGLEAALVVSILVAYLVKSGRRELLPRIWAGVGLAVGVALAFGAALTFGPRGLTFEAQEAIGGTLSLVAVAFVTWMIFWMSTAARGLGAELRGQVDRAADAGRWSLALVAMLAVGREGLETALFLWAATQAGTRDAAGSVTPTWEPLVGALLGILVAVLLGHLIYRGAVRLNLTAFFTWTGAFLIVVAGGVLAYGIHDLQEAGILPGLHSLAFDVSDVIPPSSWYGTLLKGVFNFSPATTRLEALAWVVYVVPVGLLFLFRTRIPTSRPTPAAS from the coding sequence GTGCTCGCCAACTTCCTGATCGGACTGCGCGAAGGCCTCGAGGCCGCGCTGGTGGTCAGCATCCTGGTGGCCTACCTGGTCAAGTCCGGGCGCCGGGAGCTGCTGCCGCGGATCTGGGCCGGAGTCGGCCTGGCCGTCGGGGTCGCGCTCGCCTTCGGCGCCGCGCTGACCTTCGGTCCCCGTGGGCTCACCTTCGAGGCCCAGGAGGCCATCGGCGGGACGCTGTCGCTGGTCGCCGTCGCGTTCGTGACCTGGATGATCTTCTGGATGTCCACCGCCGCGCGCGGGCTCGGCGCGGAGCTGCGCGGCCAGGTCGACCGGGCCGCCGACGCCGGCCGGTGGTCGCTCGCCCTCGTCGCGATGCTCGCGGTCGGGCGCGAGGGCCTGGAGACCGCGCTCTTCCTGTGGGCCGCCACCCAGGCCGGCACCCGCGACGCAGCCGGCTCGGTGACGCCCACCTGGGAGCCGCTCGTCGGCGCCCTGCTCGGCATCCTCGTCGCGGTCCTCCTCGGCCACCTGATCTACCGGGGAGCGGTGCGGCTCAACCTGACCGCCTTCTTCACCTGGACCGGCGCCTTCCTGATCGTCGTCGCCGGCGGCGTCCTGGCCTACGGCATCCACGACCTGCAGGAGGCCGGGATCCTGCCGGGCCTGCACAGCCTGGCCTTCGACGTCTCCGACGTGATCCCGCCGTCGTCCTGGTACGGCACGCTCCTCAAGGGCGTCTTCAACTTCTCGCCCGCCACGACGAGGCTCGAGGCCCTCGCCTGGGTCGTGTACGTCGTGCCGGTCGGCCTCCTCTTCCTGTTCCGCACCCGGATCCCCACCTCTCGTCCGACGCCCGCGGCGTCCTGA
- a CDS encoding DUF4129 domain-containing protein, which produces MGKGSRDLERPGLLLAGALVLLLCVLATASGQGVDWPVLESDPPSVSEGERPTDDITGERGGEPEEADHDRDRSGDGDGLLLPGRAAAVALVVALGLVLAAVLVRLRFSLRHRRRRDGRPAAGLLLDPVEPETLDDADALAEALAEGIADLDAGTARNGIVAAWLRLEAATESERFHRDPADTPAEFVAHVLASYDLDGGAIDRLAVLYREARFSQHALGEAQRSEAAACLATLLRGLPAARRRNVR; this is translated from the coding sequence ATGGGGAAGGGGTCGCGCGACCTCGAACGACCGGGCCTCCTGCTCGCCGGGGCCCTGGTCCTCCTGCTGTGCGTGCTGGCGACCGCGTCCGGGCAGGGCGTCGACTGGCCGGTCCTCGAGTCGGACCCGCCCTCGGTGTCCGAGGGCGAGCGGCCGACCGACGACATCACCGGCGAGCGGGGCGGCGAGCCCGAGGAGGCGGACCACGACCGGGACCGGTCCGGCGACGGCGACGGCCTGCTGCTGCCGGGCCGCGCCGCCGCGGTCGCGCTGGTCGTCGCGCTCGGCCTGGTGCTCGCCGCCGTGCTCGTCCGGCTGCGCTTCTCGCTGCGCCACCGCCGGCGCCGGGACGGCCGCCCCGCGGCCGGCCTCCTCCTCGACCCGGTCGAGCCCGAGACGCTCGACGACGCCGACGCGCTGGCCGAGGCGCTGGCCGAGGGCATCGCCGACCTGGACGCCGGAACCGCGCGCAACGGCATCGTCGCGGCCTGGCTCCGGCTCGAGGCCGCCACCGAGTCCGAGCGCTTCCACCGCGATCCCGCCGACACCCCGGCCGAGTTCGTGGCGCACGTGCTGGCGTCGTACGACCTCGATGGCGGGGCGATCGACCGCCTCGCCGTGCTCTACCGCGAGGCGCGCTTCTCGCAGCACGCCCTCGGGGAGGCCCAGCGGTCCGAGGCCGCGGCCTGCCTGGCCACCCTGCTGCGGGGCCTGCCCGCAGCGCGACGGAGGAACGTCCGATGA